The nucleotide sequence GCAAATGTTTGTTATCAAAATACCGACGTTGTcgttaaaacatatttgtttatacaTATGTAATGATAAACTGGAAGAGTATTCATTTGCGTTTGGAACATATATCACTGATACACGAGCTCAGACAGTAAAATGTTGAAGGTTTTTGTGTTTCTGTTGTTTCTCGGTATAGGAAGATCTGCCCCGCTAGACCTACAGGGGCTGTTGTTGAAGATTGATCAGCTAACAGCGAAAAACAATCAACTAACAGAGCTCAGCGATCAGCTAACAGAAAGAGTCACGGCCCTTGAAATAAAGAAACGTTCAAGTAAGTAAAGCTTTGATACACATATCAATATAAGCATTCTTTGTGCACTAAACTTGTTTTCAAAGTTTCAGTTCGGATTTCTACAGTCATAATTGACAGGGGCTATATATTTTGATGAGGATGTGTTCAGGTGCAAAACGATGCTAAGAACGGCATGTGTGTTATGGTCTGTCgctataatatttaaaaacacacgcttggattaaaattgtatacagatAACGTTAAATGAATTTAACATTTTATGGTATACTTCTTAAACgttgtaaaaaaagaaacaaacaaataaatgaacaaacaaacatttacgatGACGATGAACATTAAGTGAAATTATTCTGTTTTAACAGATCTCGAGGGACCAATTGCTTTTACAGCCACCGTGGTAAACACGTTAGAACATTTAGGGGATCATCAACACATCATATTCGACCACGTGATAACCAACATTGGAGACGGGTACAGTCCATTGCACGGCCATTTTACCGCACCCGTCCGAGGGGCGTACGCATTCTTTGTCGTTCTCACAAATACCCCGGGACATTCTGCAAGCGCCGAACTCCAAAGAAATGGCCAATGGATTGGAAAGGTGCTAGCCGATGATGAAACAACTCACTGGACGACGTCAACACTCGCTGTCACGACGCAGCTCGAAGCTGGGGACCAGGTTTGGGTACAAAACGAAGATAAGTATTCGGGCCAAGAACAAATAGATGGTAACGACGGTTGGACGAGCTTTTCTGGTCACCTTATTCAGCTGAACTGAACAGATACACGAAAACGTTACATTTGCGTTCAGAATTTTAAGCACAACACTAAATGTTGACCATTGATGCATCGaagcttaatgcatttgttttgtttccgATTGATTCGCAATACAAACGTTTCtgcaaaagtaaaataaaaataagaatatcGATACAAAATAAGAGGATTTGATTGTTTAAACAAGTGGCGTTGTTTCATTGCGTTTCATTTAATAAGTGTTTCATGTATATTCGTAGAGTACAAACCATACGCAAACAAATCACTGACTATCAACTGTTGGAAATGCGTTACATGTGTTTTCAATGATATGTGCGCTAGTgttattgcttttaaaatatatgctgcgaaagtaaaaatgttttatcCCATACTCACTGCGACATTGATCAATAACAAACCGTTGGATAAGAATGGATGCGTGTTAACGTCGTTAAATAATTAACACATGCAAAGTGTATTGGTAccctattgtttattttttagcgTTTTTAAAGTTGTTTATCAACTGTCAAATGTGAATACgttttatttaatgcaatttgtaTTTCGTTCTCGAATGAGtttcatttttaacaaatataactAATCTAGCAAGGCTAAGGCTTTAACAATCGCTAAAAACACATCGCTCAATTTATTTGTTTAGCAACCAGAGCCGACCAAGAAGCCTACGCTATTTATGTTATAAGGCTAAACTATACTAGTCCAGAGGTTTAAGAGGAATACCATGGGATTATAACAGAAAAGAGGAACAATCTGTGTGTGCCTTTTAAAGAAGAGAACAAATAGATAAGCTATCCAATGTGAGATCATATttaaatcaacaatttgaaaaAAGATCACGCTAAATAAATCCTTAATGACCACGACAATTTTTCTGTTTAGTTGTATCGTTAGTTCAGAACTTGCTGTAACAGTCATCACAAAGACAGATGGAAGTTGTTGTTTGCCAAACGAACAGATATAATTGCTGTCCAAGTTAgcttaaatttttattttgaatgaggGCATTTAAGAACTCCACCAAACCCGCGAAAAATGGAAGTGGTTTGATACGATCATATATGTAGATAACTACAACAGTTCGCTTATTATCCCATTTTTGGTCTAGCTTGTTTTATAAACCATAACATATCGGGTTAGCGCGGTCCTCACCAATGACTTTGAATCATCTTGTTTTCAAGATTTCATATATTGATCTATAATAATGGCCAGATAAATTTTTAGTATTCTACGATGTGAAATTCGTTCCAGTAGTCATTGTTCGGATAAGCTGAACTTTTGAATTTAAGTTATTGCAAATCATTAAATGTATCAGAAGTTATTTATAATAATGGCTTTTGGGTTTCATTGGTCGCCCTGAGTGAAGGTGGCTGCCAGACAATGTCTCAATACATGGGAGCTTTTCATCTCGATGCAGCCGCAATTTAAAtaactaatttatttatttatatttcttttttttcatttttaagtaTTTCAAATCGAATATTATATACCCCGTGTTCTATGTCAGTATTTAATTGTATGGGCCACTTATACAAATAGAAGAAAACGATTTAACATACAGATTCACGTACGAATAATCACTAAATAATAATCGTTGAAAAAATTAAAGGGTTACGTTTTGTGTCGATAATTTGGAGAAAACAAAAGAGAATTACTAATATATCAAACAAAAGCATGcctgttaaaataaaaaagtgctTGGTGCAATCATAGAGAGTTAGATGTTGATCCTTGCGGTCTTAACTtgctattttactattttgtaaCTGTTCCAAACAATAtgtctgtgttaaaaaaaaaacaagttttaataGAAATTATGTTAGCAAGTACTTTTCCATTTTAAAAACTTTCCATAAAGGTTTCCTGAATCTGTTTAATATAAATCCTTTGTACTTATCGACGTGCGGCGATCGTACAACAAACTGGGTTACTTGAATAAACTGCACGATTGCTGCCGGAAACATGTCAGCAGGCATTCGTGCGTATAATTTTGTACATAATCAGTTGTTTTGCCGTCTATGCGCATGACGTTGTGCTTCTATGGCTTCTGTGCACGCTTCCGTAAATGAATACGCTGTTGTAAGCATTTTCCATcagaaaactttttaaaaattagaaaaaaaatcaattagtCTAGTATGCGTATTGGTAGGTTATCTTCAAAATCCAGATCATTGTATAACAACTTTTTAAGAAAATTAGCTTATACTTTAGCATTTTTGCCACCCTAAGATGAAAAACATCGTTGACAAATCaaattcaatataaaattgtGAATTACGTTTTCTTCAATGTATCGATATTCAAATGAAACGTATGTATTGGCTTTTCTTCATAAGTAAACCTATTCTTGGTATAGTGGATTTAACAATGATTATTCACAACAATAACCCCGCTAACACCaagtgtttgtaaaacacaaagtAGGGGTTttaacaaaagttttttttttgtgcTATGGCGTTTTGTTATCCGGCGAGTTGAAATAAAATACTAGTCTGATAAACATATGTACTTTAACAAGACTTGAGATAGATTAATATATCAATCAAACACTGTTTTACGCGACTTTTGCAcataaaaacaggataaaagtgGATGTcacaaatgtgttcaaataaagTTTATCTTAATTGTGTCAACGTTTAGATATGTTCATGTAGTGTAAACATATCAATGGTCTGATAACATATAAACGGTTGCAGCATGCCTAAAACACTGAGTAAATTATCACTAGTTGAGACATTAAGTTACAAAATACCAACGTGTCCAATTGAAAATCATTGCTGAAATGCTCAGCCGATATTTAACTATACCGTtcatcgtttttttttatttaaacaactcCTACGTTCGTCGCCATCAAAATATTGCCGTTGTTTTGGTATTTGTGTTAGTTCTGGGATTTGAAAGAGCTTCTCTAAACGGAGGTGATTTGCTAGAGGAGATTCGTCAGCTAAAAGAATGTGTAGCTGCCATAAAAACGTGCTGTTAAGGTCGGATGAGAAATTTAGCATGGTTTGCATGTTAAAATCGCTTCTGAAATTTCAACTTTGTTTTGACTATTTATTTCTTTTCACCGGTCATTCGCAACCTTTTCCAAGAATGCTATCTGTCAGTTGCCACAATATTGAAGCTGGATTTTTTTCTTAGGTTATCATCAGCAAAAAAAtgatttacaaaaacgtgaattTACGCCCAAACATCGAACATTGGATAAACTCCAgattaaaatattaatgttgTTCAATAACGAAAGAAACCAAAAGAATCCAATTTATCGGAGTAGAAAATAAGTTTGATGGTACATGAGCTTGCGTTTAAGATTTTCACAGCTTTCGAGGGACCAGTTGTATTTATAGTTGCGTCggtaaatacaataaaacaaatggtGGATCATAAACACATCGTATTCGACCACGTGAAAACCAACATTGGAGATGGTTACAGTCTAGTGAATGGACATTTCACATCACCAGTAAGAGGGGCGTACGCATTCTTCGTTGTGCTCACAAATACCCCGGGACATTCTGCAAGCGTCGATTTCAAGCGAAATTGTCAGTTGTTGTGACAGGTGGTAGCCGAATAAACCGATAACGAATCAACACACACAACGACCTCAAAACTCCCTGTCACGTATCAGCTTGAGGCTGGGGACCAGGATTGGGTGCAAAACGAGTGTGTGTTTTCGGACCAAGAACAAATTGATGATTACGATGGTTGGTCGAGCTTTTCTGGTCACCTTATTTAGCAGAACTGAGCAGATGCACAATACCGTAGCACTTGCTTTCCGAATAATTCGCATCAGACAAACCGCAATAATTTGAAGCTTAAAGCATTGCTTTCGATTGTTTTCCATACACAATTGACTGCAAAAGGGATattaaaaacgaaataaaaaaatattgagtgTTCTATCTTTTAAACAATTCCCATTCATAAAGAAGTGTagtttcatttaaaacatgtttatgtgcAGTGGACAGAGACAATTACGCAAGCTAATATTTTATCGAGATATCTGTATATCATAACTAACAAACAACTTCTAAATATATATGAGAACGTTGATTAAATAACCAATGTGTTGATTATGTTTTCCTTCTTAAAAAAGTTTTTGCATTTATGCATATTGTGTATTAtctaaaataaattcatttgcaCAACTATCTGATATACCTGCCTAATTGCACATCTCAATGACATACAATTTGAAGCAACACTATGCAGTCGTATGTATATACTGAAACGCAGCACATTGTCAAATTCAATAATGTAGCAGGATGTTCCAAGACATTGGACAGTCATTTTAATGTTGTGCGATAAGtatttttatatttcctataaCTTATTGTATTTACAGCCTGAAATAATATGTGACTATGATTATCATGTTTTTCTTTTGAATGCCTTGTAACTGATTTAGTATACATAAAAAGAAATTGCCGTGATCAAACACCCTTGGATTTTAAAAAGGATTTCTTCATAGTGATGtctctcaatataaagaagtgaaactccagctgccggagtagtattgaattattattataaacaattagttggtcctttatttaaggcaagtgaccgattgcccaaacagtacaaaacaacacaatacagcacaatacaaaacaacatgaacacaaataagaataaagctggggtcgccgccttggaacggtcaatgtaaagcattgggggtttaaaccggttttggagcgctcaacctcacacctggcccagcaatattcataatacattgaagtgtaaattaaatttaacctcatagcattgtaactcaaattaaacaataataaaagggaattaaaacgcattcaatttaattaccatttaattactcaatggtattgaagataccagagcaataaagttacaacgttttgaggaacgatggaatgaaactatgaacaagtgtcaactacattccttcttcatagaaaaagatttaagaatatagcatcatgaagTATCAAGTTTGATTCATTGTTATTTCTTAATTGAACCATTTACAATATAATCGGACATATACGAATGCAGCGGCCCAGGTGCCTCTTGAAGCGTGGAAAGTTTCTTCGAGATGCCtccgtattttgttttgttactaAAAAACTAATGCGTATACAATGCGTGATTGTGGGGtttatatttgcatatatttgcTATCTCCGAAAACGTGTCTCGACTATCTTTGATCCCAATTATAAATCCGACGACATTCAACATTGGCATTGACTAAATGTCGTTGGAACTCACAAACTTGCCCTGGTTTCAGTGGTAAAATTTCCTATTTTTCCGAAGCAAGTGCAACTTGTTCATTTTTCCTTATTCATCTGCGAAAAGGAAATTGTTATCATTACACAAACAAACTGTGTAGAATTGTACTACAATACATATAATTGATTCCCGACGAACATTTACAATGATTATCATTCATGTATTAGTCTATTGTGTTCATGtcattattgtgtgtgtgtgtgtgtgtgtgtgtgtgaaagaAAATGGCAGGACTTATGGAATGGAATGTActataattaatgtttttgatacacAACCTTCATTAAAATGTTTTCGTTGATGTATTTGTTTCCTTGGTTCACTTTATTATTGTTTAGTAGGAAAATGCCAGTGCcgtattcgatttgaataaggttTAAGGAACCAGTTCCAAATTCCTTactcaaactgaataaggaactgttttattaaaaaagactaggaaacaatatattgcaataaatattgtttaattttcgaCCTACATGTAACAGGATTTTCATTAACATTAAGAATTATTTGGTTTATgtaaatttatgtttaataagGACAATGCCATTTCTTATTATCATCTTCAAAATATGTGTTTCAGCGATTATCGTCAAATAGAATAAACACTAGcaatgtgacagaatacatccatataacataatcaagcttaaatagcacacacaacatctaaaaataaaatatccgaaagtgattatCCGATATATACAGTCTTCCGCAATTGAACTAACTTTAATCCAATTTCTTactcagaggccataatttcggaatCTTAAGTTtggatcattctagaatagcgcagatttatattcgttattattggttCTGTTTAATGTAAGagttgttatataaaattatatcactgatacagttctttaagttttatctgacccttacATTATGCTTAGACTGATTGCTGTATACCagacatgttttagatatctcattctGTCCTAATACGAAAACAGTTGCAAAGAGTATGTTTATGATGC is from Dreissena polymorpha isolate Duluth1 chromosome 14, UMN_Dpol_1.0, whole genome shotgun sequence and encodes:
- the LOC127858154 gene encoding complement C1q-like protein 2 — its product is MLKVFVFLLFLGIGRSAPLDLQGLLLKIDQLTAKNNQLTELSDQLTERVTALEIKKRSNLEGPIAFTATVVNTLEHLGDHQHIIFDHVITNIGDGYSPLHGHFTAPVRGAYAFFVVLTNTPGHSASAELQRNGQWIGKVLADDETTHWTTSTLAVTTQLEAGDQVWVQNEDKYSGQEQIDGNDGWTSFSGHLIQLN